A region of Geobacillus sp. 46C-IIa DNA encodes the following proteins:
- a CDS encoding type IV pilin protein, which translates to MLKRMVKNERGLTLIELLAVIVILGIVAAIAIPSIGGIINKSKNDAKIAEGIQIVNAAKLYMTANTPSAFPATLTQEELDPYLDNVKDDGYEVVVNNDGGNGKYSYVLKNHDANVVLDDSELSEEELQNKRSNGSSDSEE; encoded by the coding sequence ATGTTGAAGCGAATGGTCAAAAACGAGCGCGGCTTGACGCTCATCGAACTGCTCGCCGTCATCGTCATTTTAGGGATTGTTGCGGCGATTGCGATTCCGAGCATTGGGGGAATTATTAATAAGTCAAAAAATGATGCAAAGATTGCTGAGGGAATTCAAATTGTAAACGCTGCAAAGCTCTATATGACAGCCAACACTCCGAGTGCCTTTCCTGCCACTTTGACTCAAGAGGAATTAGATCCGTATTTGGACAATGTTAAAGACGATGGCTATGAAGTTGTGGTCAACAATGACGGTGGCAATGGAAAGTACTCTTATGTCTTAAAAAATCATGATGCTAATGTTGTGTTAGACGATAGCGAACTTTCAGAGGAAGAATTGCAAAATAAAAGAAGCAACGGTTCATCAGATAGTGAAGAATAA
- a CDS encoding A24 family peptidase: MTGGVGLYIYIASAGLLLASFFNVVGLRVPAGESIVRPRSHCPACRRMLSARELVPVVSYVVQRGRCKGCGGRISPLYPAMELATASLFTAAPMWVGWSGRLIVAWTLISLFAIIVVSDLRYMLIPDRVLVAFAVLFLMERLFIPFLPWMDMLIGAAAGFLLLLLIAVLSKGGMGGGDVKLFAVLGFVLGWKMVLLAFFLATLYGTVIGLIGMALGRVRRGAPMPFAPAIALGALTAFFFGEAMVRVYLALMM, from the coding sequence ATGACAGGCGGTGTTGGGTTGTATATTTATATTGCTTCAGCAGGATTGCTCCTCGCCTCCTTCTTCAACGTCGTCGGGCTGCGGGTGCCGGCCGGGGAGTCGATCGTCCGGCCGCGGTCGCATTGTCCGGCGTGCAGGCGGATGTTGTCGGCGAGAGAGCTGGTTCCGGTTGTGTCGTACGTTGTGCAGCGCGGTCGGTGCAAAGGGTGCGGGGGGCGCATTTCCCCGCTTTACCCGGCGATGGAGCTCGCGACGGCCAGCTTGTTTACCGCCGCGCCGATGTGGGTCGGCTGGAGCGGGCGGTTGATCGTGGCGTGGACGTTGATCAGCTTGTTTGCCATCATTGTCGTCTCCGATCTTCGCTATATGCTCATCCCCGACCGTGTGCTTGTGGCATTTGCCGTTCTGTTTTTGATGGAGCGGCTCTTCATTCCATTTTTGCCGTGGATGGACATGCTCATTGGCGCGGCGGCGGGGTTTTTGTTATTGCTGCTGATCGCTGTGCTGTCAAAAGGCGGGATGGGCGGAGGAGATGTGAAACTGTTTGCCGTGCTCGGGTTTGTGCTTGGCTGGAAAATGGTGTTGCTTGCGTTTTTCTTGGCGACGCTGTACGGTACGGTGATCGGGTTGATCGGCATGGCGCTCGGCCGTGTGCGGCGCGGCGCGCCGATGCCGTTTGCGCCGGCCATTGCGCTCGGGGCGCTGACGGCGTTTTTCTTTGGCGAGGCGATGGTGCGCGTGTATCTTGCCCTGATGATGTAG
- the pilM gene encoding type IV pilus biogenesis protein PilM yields the protein MALWRRKAKQANIVMKDHVIRWVEAKPGHPSEAKRWGERELPPGVIRDGKIVDEETLAMILDECVDEWKLGGRRVRFVVPDPFVMIRSVPLPPHLPDDDIRGYLFMELGESIPLPFSDPVFDYVVAGRTEEALNVLLFAAPEEAVAEYAALLEDADLLPVAADVSPLCAYRPFYAAGQAAADDHILLVQLDQSAVNLSVFHRHLPLFMRHLPLEAAGEQTVPIVDPFAEVYKEIERMMSFYSFSLQQGKQQITRLFLTGDHPQLAAAFAALTERLDVSPERLSRPLDPLPDRYHLAWGLALKEGMTDGDR from the coding sequence ATGGCGTTATGGCGGCGAAAGGCAAAACAGGCGAATATTGTCATGAAAGACCATGTCATCCGGTGGGTGGAAGCGAAACCGGGTCATCCGTCGGAGGCGAAGCGGTGGGGCGAGCGCGAGCTGCCGCCCGGTGTCATTCGCGATGGAAAAATCGTTGATGAGGAAACATTGGCGATGATCTTGGATGAATGCGTCGACGAATGGAAGCTTGGCGGGCGGCGCGTCCGCTTTGTCGTCCCCGATCCGTTTGTCATGATTCGCAGCGTGCCGCTTCCTCCCCACTTGCCGGACGACGACATTCGCGGGTATTTGTTTATGGAGCTTGGCGAATCGATCCCGCTTCCGTTTTCCGATCCGGTGTTTGACTATGTGGTGGCCGGGCGGACGGAGGAGGCGCTAAACGTGCTGTTGTTTGCCGCTCCGGAGGAAGCGGTGGCGGAATATGCCGCGCTCCTTGAGGATGCCGATTTGCTCCCGGTGGCGGCCGATGTGTCGCCGCTTTGCGCTTACCGCCCATTTTACGCCGCCGGACAAGCAGCGGCGGATGATCATATTTTGCTCGTGCAGCTTGACCAATCGGCGGTGAACTTAAGTGTCTTTCACCGCCATTTGCCGCTGTTTATGCGCCATTTGCCGCTTGAGGCGGCCGGGGAGCAAACGGTGCCGATCGTTGATCCGTTTGCGGAGGTGTATAAGGAAATCGAGCGGATGATGAGTTTTTATTCGTTTTCTCTCCAACAAGGAAAGCAGCAAATTACGCGCCTGTTCCTCACCGGCGACCACCCGCAGCTTGCCGCTGCATTCGCTGCTTTGACAGAGCGGCTTGACGTGTCGCCCGAGCGCCTTTCCCGTCCGCTTGATCCGCTGCCGGACCGGTATCACCTCGCTTGGGGGCTGGCGTTGAAAGAGGGAATGACTGACGGTGATCGTTGA
- a CDS encoding fimbrial protein: MIVDINLLPRKEPRHTLGVVLTVSVVLLLLVGAAGGYWLMERASSHQAALEAELKQVRALQAAAAVKQKDAEQQQGRQELSKAVEWANRYPLKTVPLLRVLTKELPERGFVMNFSYADRQTVTMTVQFDTPEEAAYYLARLEAVDIVKEVKLTGVSASGQSDEVETEMTVPRYMAQYELTIGQTEKKETSP; encoded by the coding sequence GTGATCGTTGACATTAACTTATTGCCGCGAAAAGAGCCGCGCCATACGCTCGGCGTCGTATTGACGGTCTCGGTCGTTCTTCTTCTCCTTGTCGGCGCCGCCGGGGGATACTGGCTGATGGAACGTGCCAGCAGCCATCAAGCGGCGCTCGAAGCGGAATTGAAGCAAGTGCGCGCCTTGCAGGCCGCGGCAGCCGTCAAACAGAAGGACGCCGAGCAGCAGCAAGGGCGGCAAGAGCTGTCCAAGGCAGTTGAGTGGGCGAACCGCTATCCGCTCAAAACGGTGCCGTTGTTGCGTGTGTTGACGAAAGAGCTGCCTGAGCGCGGCTTTGTCATGAATTTTTCCTATGCCGACCGGCAGACGGTGACGATGACGGTTCAGTTTGACACCCCCGAAGAAGCAGCCTATTATTTAGCCCGGCTAGAGGCGGTGGACATAGTCAAAGAGGTGAAGCTGACAGGAGTTTCTGCCAGCGGTCAAAGCGATGAAGTTGAGACGGAAATGACCGTGCCGCGCTATATGGCGCAATATGAACTAACAATCGGCCAAACCGAAAAAAAGGAGACATCGCCATGA
- a CDS encoding pilus assembly protein PilO: MIGRINKWLAVSVLLLFVAAVGAAFYFLLLAPRYQEIDRLAAIVQSEKKVLAAMEQNVSLKEGETLESLAALQKKVPVRPLTDQLLLEFQKAEYVSDSVLLNVRFSEQEQAKGEEKEAPPAGIETVSAQLTVQSPSYYQLERFLETLERAERIMAIESLTFTGQPELTSTATDVQPLTYSLTVRAFYAPQLEKWKQLLPARDVPPPSGKDNPLTETAPSAGP; this comes from the coding sequence ATGATCGGTCGCATCAACAAATGGCTAGCCGTTTCCGTTTTGTTGCTGTTTGTTGCCGCTGTCGGCGCCGCATTTTATTTTCTTTTGTTGGCGCCGCGCTACCAGGAAATCGATCGGCTCGCCGCCATAGTGCAAAGCGAGAAAAAAGTGCTCGCCGCCATGGAGCAAAACGTTTCGCTAAAGGAAGGAGAAACGTTGGAAAGCCTTGCGGCGCTGCAAAAAAAAGTGCCGGTCCGCCCGCTTACCGATCAGCTGCTGCTTGAGTTTCAAAAGGCGGAATACGTCTCGGACAGCGTGTTGCTAAACGTTCGCTTTTCCGAACAAGAGCAGGCGAAGGGAGAAGAAAAGGAAGCCCCTCCAGCCGGCATTGAGACGGTGAGCGCGCAGCTGACGGTTCAGTCGCCGTCGTATTACCAGCTTGAGCGGTTTTTAGAAACGCTAGAGCGGGCCGAGCGCATTATGGCCATTGAGTCGCTCACGTTTACCGGGCAACCGGAGTTGACCTCGACGGCGACCGATGTCCAGCCGTTGACGTATTCGTTAACAGTACGCGCCTTTTACGCGCCGCAGCTTGAAAAATGGAAGCAGCTCCTGCCGGCGCGGGATGTTCCGCCGCCAAGCGGCAAGGACAACCCGCTGACGGAGACGGCGCCATCGGCGGGTCCGTAG
- a CDS encoding prepilin-type N-terminal cleavage/methylation domain-containing protein yields MIRTKRGMTIIELLAVLVIVGIVAAVAVIAVLDVVEKARERAFVSDAYGLYEAARRYVGAENVEFLPARSSAVLSYRELVEHGLFHPIQDPFTGNVLSIETNPSYVLVTKQEDGGIDYAVCLKGETKQLCDYGGGGARTADSCRGVNRRSDS; encoded by the coding sequence TTGATTCGGACAAAGCGCGGAATGACGATCATTGAATTGTTGGCCGTATTGGTGATCGTCGGCATTGTAGCGGCGGTTGCCGTCATCGCCGTACTTGACGTGGTGGAAAAGGCGCGCGAGCGGGCGTTTGTTTCCGATGCGTATGGCTTGTATGAGGCGGCGCGGCGGTATGTCGGCGCAGAAAACGTCGAGTTTTTGCCGGCTCGTTCATCGGCTGTATTGTCCTATAGAGAGCTGGTGGAACACGGCTTGTTTCACCCGATCCAAGATCCGTTTACCGGGAACGTACTATCCATAGAGACGAATCCGTCGTACGTGCTCGTGACGAAACAGGAAGACGGCGGGATCGACTATGCCGTTTGTTTGAAAGGGGAGACGAAGCAGCTTTGCGATTACGGGGGGGGGGGGGCGCGAACAGCCGATTCCTGTCGAGGCGTTAACAGGCGAAGCGATTCGTGA
- a CDS encoding stage II sporulation protein D, giving the protein MDKQRPGITVNINGHPRPFTIRRPSEGNQPDEPSGHRPEDRPSADSANDGQPVGHYQVRSFQVSSRQTDENQRTGRQIGEQKMEKQAFDTAKEEEAAALEEADGPIISISEAVQKKKKTGQIRRSWRLPPHVKSLFLAAAIAAVVGMAFGMTMLRLIPKEKAEPSPAAEAMTELTEAGTATGGERAEGVMPRPFSIAVIQAGVYSDTKAAARAAESIEAAGVPVVIAGQKPAALYIAVGADKEGLRAVNDKYRKAVSSTYVKELSFADETKERQLDIVQKGEALYETMAALSAALLAGKGASEEEWQALSKAYGSLEKSEATNNKTVQKYAEALKQAYLALAAYKENEEEALLGKAQQLLLEALSVYMELVPLRS; this is encoded by the coding sequence ATGGACAAGCAGCGCCCGGGCATTACGGTGAACATCAACGGACATCCGCGGCCGTTTACGATCAGGCGCCCATCGGAAGGGAATCAGCCGGATGAGCCCAGCGGACACCGACCTGAAGACCGCCCGTCTGCAGATTCCGCCAATGACGGACAACCGGTCGGCCATTACCAAGTACGTTCGTTCCAAGTGAGCAGCCGACAAACGGATGAAAACCAAAGGACCGGTCGGCAAATTGGCGAACAAAAGATGGAAAAGCAGGCGTTTGACACGGCTAAAGAGGAAGAAGCGGCCGCCCTTGAAGAGGCGGACGGACCAATCATCTCGATTTCAGAGGCGGTTCAAAAAAAGAAGAAAACTGGCCAAATACGGCGGTCGTGGCGGCTGCCGCCGCATGTCAAGTCGCTGTTTTTGGCGGCGGCGATTGCCGCTGTAGTCGGCATGGCGTTTGGCATGACAATGCTTCGCCTCATTCCGAAGGAAAAAGCGGAGCCGTCGCCGGCGGCTGAAGCGATGACAGAACTCACCGAGGCGGGAACAGCGACGGGCGGCGAACGTGCGGAAGGCGTGATGCCGCGGCCGTTTTCGATCGCGGTGATCCAAGCGGGGGTTTATTCCGACACGAAGGCGGCTGCGCGGGCGGCCGAATCGATTGAAGCGGCGGGCGTGCCGGTCGTTATCGCCGGTCAAAAGCCGGCGGCGCTTTATATTGCGGTTGGCGCGGATAAGGAAGGGCTGCGGGCGGTCAATGACAAATACCGCAAGGCTGTGTCGAGCACGTATGTGAAAGAGCTGTCGTTTGCGGACGAAACGAAGGAACGCCAGTTAGACATCGTCCAAAAAGGAGAGGCATTGTATGAAACCATGGCCGCGCTCTCTGCCGCTTTGCTTGCCGGCAAAGGCGCAAGCGAGGAGGAATGGCAGGCGCTGAGCAAGGCGTACGGTTCATTGGAAAAAAGCGAAGCGACAAACAACAAAACGGTCCAGAAATATGCCGAAGCGCTAAAGCAGGCGTATTTGGCGCTTGCCGCCTACAAAGAAAACGAAGAGGAAGCATTGCTTGGCAAGGCCCAGCAGCTGCTGCTTGAGGCGCTAAGCGTGTATATGGAACTTGTACCGCTGCGGAGCTGA
- a CDS encoding nucleoside triphosphate pyrophosphatase, translated as MPPRFVLASRSPRRKQLLEMMGWPFDVQESQADETIAPGTPPEEAVQTLARRKVEAVASSISDAYILGADTVVVYGGRFLGKPRTAEEAFHMLRLLSGQTHEVWTGVAIVTPNGEAVSFAEKTAVTFWKLSEEEIAAYIATGEPMDKAGAYGIQGRAALFVKRIEGDYFTVVGLPLSRTVRELRRLGWPPPEA; from the coding sequence ATGCCCCCACGGTTCGTGCTTGCTTCTCGCTCCCCGCGCCGCAAACAGCTCCTCGAGATGATGGGTTGGCCGTTTGATGTGCAAGAAAGCCAAGCCGATGAGACGATCGCCCCCGGAACGCCTCCTGAAGAAGCTGTTCAAACGCTTGCCCGCCGGAAAGTCGAGGCGGTCGCATCGTCCATATCCGATGCCTACATTCTTGGCGCTGATACGGTTGTTGTATATGGTGGTCGCTTTTTAGGGAAGCCGCGCACCGCCGAGGAAGCGTTTCATATGTTGCGCCTTTTATCTGGACAGACGCATGAGGTGTGGACCGGTGTCGCCATCGTAACGCCGAATGGGGAAGCGGTGTCGTTTGCCGAAAAAACGGCGGTGACGTTTTGGAAGTTAAGCGAAGAAGAGATCGCCGCCTACATTGCGACCGGGGAGCCGATGGACAAGGCGGGGGCGTATGGCATTCAAGGCCGGGCCGCCCTGTTTGTCAAACGGATTGAAGGCGACTACTTCACTGTCGTCGGTCTGCCGCTGTCGCGGACGGTAAGAGAACTGCGCCGGCTCGGTTGGCCTCCGCCGGAAGCGTAG
- the radC gene encoding DNA repair protein RadC, producing the protein MAWMIRDVPKDSRPRERLLSSGPESLSDHELLAILLRTGTKDESVVQLAQRLLHHFEGLRLLKDATVEEMTNIKGIGPTKAVQILAALELGRRIHQSGYNDRYVIRCPEDGAKYVMEDMRFLSQEHFVAIYLNTKNQVIHRKTVFIGSLNASIVHPREVFKEAIKRSAASVICVHNHPSGDPTPSREDIDVTKRLAECGRIIGIELLDHLIIGDQKFISLKEKGYV; encoded by the coding sequence ATGGCGTGGATGATTCGCGATGTGCCGAAAGACAGCCGGCCGCGTGAGCGGTTGCTGTCATCAGGGCCGGAAAGCTTGTCTGACCATGAGTTATTGGCGATTTTGCTGCGCACCGGGACGAAAGACGAGTCGGTCGTGCAGCTCGCCCAGCGTCTTCTTCATCATTTTGAAGGGCTGAGGTTGCTGAAAGATGCGACCGTGGAAGAAATGACAAACATCAAAGGAATCGGGCCGACGAAAGCGGTGCAAATTTTGGCTGCGCTTGAGCTTGGCCGGCGCATTCACCAGTCCGGCTACAATGACCGCTATGTCATCCGTTGCCCGGAGGACGGGGCCAAATACGTGATGGAAGATATGCGTTTTTTATCGCAAGAACATTTTGTTGCCATTTACTTGAATACGAAAAACCAAGTCATCCACCGCAAAACGGTGTTCATCGGCAGTTTAAACGCCTCGATCGTCCATCCGCGCGAAGTGTTTAAAGAGGCGATCAAACGATCCGCCGCCTCCGTCATTTGCGTGCATAACCACCCCTCTGGCGACCCGACCCCAAGCCGTGAGGACATCGATGTCACAAAGCGGCTCGCCGAATGCGGGCGCATTATCGGCATCGAGCTTCTCGACCATCTCATTATCGGCGATCAAAAATTCATCAGTTTGAAAGAAAAAGGCTATGTCTAA
- a CDS encoding rod shape-determining protein, with amino-acid sequence MFGFGTKDLGIDLGTANTLVYVKGKGIVLREPSVVAIQRDTKQIVAVGNEAKNMIGRTPGNIVALRPMKDGVIADYETTATMMKYYIRKAIKTKGLFAGKPYVMVCVPYGITAVEERAVIDATRQAGARDAYTIEEPFAAAIGANLPVWEPTGSMVVDIGGGTTEVAVISLGGIVTSQSIRIAGDEMDEAIIQYIRKTYNLMIGERTAEAIKMEIGSAGNPEGIGKMEIRGRDLLTGLPKTIEISAEEVAEALRDTVYAIVDSVKNTLEKTPPELAADIMDRGIVLTGGGALLRNLDKVISKETDMPVIVAENPLDCVAIGTGKALDHIDLFKNKARDHR; translated from the coding sequence ATGTTTGGGTTTGGAACGAAAGATCTAGGGATCGATTTAGGGACAGCGAATACGCTCGTTTACGTAAAAGGAAAAGGCATCGTGCTCAGAGAGCCGTCCGTCGTTGCCATTCAGCGCGATACAAAGCAAATTGTCGCCGTCGGCAATGAGGCAAAAAACATGATCGGGCGCACGCCGGGCAACATCGTGGCGCTGCGGCCGATGAAAGATGGCGTCATTGCTGACTACGAGACGACAGCGACCATGATGAAATACTATATCCGCAAAGCCATCAAAACGAAAGGACTGTTCGCCGGCAAGCCGTATGTGATGGTATGTGTACCGTATGGCATCACAGCGGTCGAAGAGCGGGCGGTCATCGATGCGACGCGCCAGGCCGGAGCGCGCGACGCGTATACGATTGAAGAGCCGTTTGCCGCGGCGATCGGCGCCAACTTGCCGGTATGGGAGCCGACCGGCAGCATGGTGGTGGACATTGGCGGCGGCACGACCGAGGTGGCGGTCATTTCGCTCGGCGGCATCGTGACGAGCCAGTCGATTCGCATTGCCGGCGATGAAATGGATGAGGCAATCATTCAATACATCCGCAAAACGTACAATTTGATGATCGGTGAGCGGACGGCAGAGGCGATCAAAATGGAAATCGGCTCAGCCGGAAATCCGGAAGGGATCGGCAAAATGGAAATTCGCGGCCGCGACTTACTGACCGGGCTGCCGAAAACGATCGAAATTAGCGCGGAAGAAGTGGCAGAGGCGCTGCGCGATACCGTTTATGCGATCGTTGACTCGGTGAAAAACACGCTCGAAAAAACGCCCCCGGAGCTGGCCGCCGACATTATGGACCGCGGCATTGTGTTGACAGGCGGCGGGGCTTTGCTGCGCAATTTGGACAAAGTCATCAGCAAGGAAACGGACATGCCGGTCATCGTCGCTGAAAATCCGTTGGATTGCGTGGCGATCGGCACCGGCAAGGCGCTCGACCATATTGACTTGTTTAAAAACAAGGCGAGAGACCATCGCTGA
- the mreC gene encoding rod shape-determining protein MreC has product MPQFFGNKRLIFLLVSIVILVMLIGFSLRSREELTWPEQFIKDTAGFVQLLFGKPAQFVAGFFENVNDLRHAYAENELLKARLEEYAALQTEVEALRQENERLRALLDKKESLRDFIPIQATVIGRNPDRWRETIIVNKGVQHGVKKDMAVITPAGLVGKVQHASQFTSTVQLLSALDQNNRISAYVQGNENVFGLIEGYDEKRRQLLLGEIPIDAKVKKKQKVLTSGLGGVFPKGLPIGEVTEVKPDQYGLTQVVYVKPFANLYDIDDVMIVKRKIDAALQEEEEAK; this is encoded by the coding sequence ATGCCACAGTTTTTCGGAAATAAGCGCCTCATTTTTTTGCTTGTCAGCATTGTCATTCTTGTCATGTTGATCGGCTTTTCGCTGCGCAGCCGCGAGGAACTGACGTGGCCAGAGCAGTTTATCAAAGACACTGCCGGTTTTGTCCAGCTTCTGTTTGGGAAGCCCGCACAGTTTGTCGCGGGCTTCTTTGAAAATGTGAACGACCTCCGCCATGCATATGCGGAAAACGAGTTGTTGAAAGCAAGGCTTGAAGAATACGCGGCGCTGCAGACAGAGGTCGAAGCGCTGCGCCAGGAAAACGAGCGGCTGCGCGCGCTGCTTGATAAAAAGGAGAGCTTGCGCGATTTTATTCCGATTCAGGCGACAGTGATCGGGCGAAACCCGGACCGCTGGCGGGAGACGATCATTGTCAACAAAGGCGTGCAGCACGGGGTGAAAAAAGATATGGCGGTCATTACCCCGGCTGGGCTCGTCGGCAAGGTGCAGCACGCTTCGCAATTTACGTCCACGGTTCAACTGTTGAGCGCGCTTGATCAAAACAATCGCATTTCCGCTTACGTCCAAGGGAATGAAAATGTATTCGGGTTAATCGAAGGCTATGATGAAAAGCGGCGCCAACTGTTGCTTGGCGAAATTCCGATTGACGCCAAGGTGAAAAAGAAGCAAAAAGTGTTGACTTCCGGCCTCGGCGGCGTGTTTCCGAAAGGATTGCCGATCGGCGAAGTGACCGAGGTCAAGCCGGATCAGTACGGACTGACGCAAGTCGTCTATGTTAAGCCGTTTGCCAACTTGTATGATATTGATGATGTGATGATTGTAAAACGAAAAATCGATGCGGCACTGCAAGAAGAGGAGGAGGCAAAGTGA
- the mreD gene encoding rod shape-determining protein MreD yields the protein MKKWQLPFLAVLCFVSESIFVDVWPKGDLYVRYFFVPRFFLIFLVLTAVYLGGTRAMGYGFVFGFLYDCVYTELLGVYAFAYTLIAYIVGKAMKWFHQSWLVVFLLSLLAIALLDSYVYGIQLLIGRTDWPFFVFWDRRLWPTLLANIAFFLIFSYPLGRWLAKIRRLEQEE from the coding sequence GTGAAGAAGTGGCAGCTCCCTTTCCTTGCGGTGTTATGTTTTGTCAGCGAAAGCATTTTTGTTGATGTATGGCCGAAGGGCGACTTATATGTCCGCTATTTTTTTGTTCCCCGTTTTTTTCTCATTTTTTTAGTGCTGACGGCTGTTTATCTCGGTGGGACGCGGGCGATGGGCTACGGGTTCGTTTTCGGTTTCCTGTACGATTGCGTCTATACGGAGCTGCTTGGCGTTTACGCGTTTGCCTACACGCTCATCGCCTATATAGTGGGCAAAGCGATGAAATGGTTTCACCAGAGCTGGCTCGTTGTTTTTTTGCTATCGCTGTTAGCCATTGCGTTGCTTGACAGCTATGTGTACGGCATTCAGCTGTTGATTGGGCGGACGGATTGGCCGTTTTTCGTTTTTTGGGATCGTCGTTTATGGCCGACGTTGCTGGCAAACATCGCGTTTTTTCTCATCTTCTCGTACCCGCTTGGACGGTGGTTGGCAAAAATTCGCCGGCTGGAGCAGGAAGAATAA
- the minC gene encoding septum site-determining protein MinC, translating to MNVVAKQKQQYVTIKGTKDGLTLHLDDRCSYDDLLKEIEERLVKRSGVAPNSPLVSVHLKVGNRYLTPAQEEELRALIRRSKNLVVDSIESNVMSKAEAIEWIQKTEIVTVSRIIRSGQVLHVEGDLLLLGDVNPGGTVIAGGNIFILGALRGIAHAGYAGNKEAIIAASVMKPMQLRISDVMNRAPDYKTDEGNEMECAYINEHNQIVVDRLQLLMHLRPNLTRLERRM from the coding sequence GTGAACGTTGTGGCAAAACAAAAGCAGCAGTACGTGACGATTAAAGGGACGAAAGATGGGCTGACGCTGCATCTTGATGACCGCTGCTCGTACGACGATTTGTTGAAAGAGATTGAGGAGCGGCTCGTCAAACGCTCCGGCGTCGCGCCCAACAGCCCGCTCGTCTCCGTCCATCTGAAAGTCGGGAACCGCTACTTGACGCCCGCCCAAGAGGAGGAGTTGCGTGCGCTCATCCGCCGTTCGAAAAATTTGGTCGTCGATTCGATCGAAAGCAATGTGATGTCGAAAGCGGAAGCGATCGAATGGATACAGAAAACGGAAATCGTCACTGTCTCGCGCATTATTCGTTCCGGGCAAGTGCTCCACGTTGAGGGGGATTTGCTGCTGCTCGGCGATGTGAACCCCGGCGGAACGGTCATTGCCGGAGGCAACATTTTCATCCTCGGCGCCTTGCGCGGCATCGCTCATGCTGGATATGCCGGAAATAAAGAGGCGATCATCGCCGCGTCAGTGATGAAGCCGATGCAGCTGCGCATCAGCGATGTCATGAATCGTGCTCCCGATTACAAAACGGACGAAGGAAATGAGATGGAATGTGCCTATATTAATGAACATAATCAAATTGTTGTCGACCGCCTGCAGCTGCTCATGCATTTGCGGCCGAATTTGACGCGCTTAGAAAGGAGAATGTAA
- the minD gene encoding septum site-determining protein MinD: protein MGEAIVITSGKGGVGKTTTTANLGTALAILGKRVCLVDTDIGLRNLDVVLGLENRIIYDLVDVVEGRCTVQKALVKDKRFDNHLYLLPAAQTSDKSAVNPEQMKELVEQLKQEYDYVLIDCPAGIEQGYRNAVAGADEAIVVTTPEVSAVRDADRIIGLLEAEEHVKPPRLIINRIRSHMVKNGDMLDVDEIVMHLSIELLGIIADDENVIKASNRGEPIVLDPNSKASIAYRNIARRILGESVPLPPLEEEEKGLFSKIRKIFSLK, encoded by the coding sequence GTGGGAGAAGCGATCGTCATCACTTCCGGGAAAGGCGGCGTCGGCAAAACGACGACGACCGCGAACCTTGGAACGGCCCTCGCCATTTTAGGGAAGCGGGTGTGCCTTGTCGATACGGACATCGGGCTGCGCAACCTTGATGTCGTATTGGGGCTTGAAAACCGAATTATTTATGATTTAGTCGATGTCGTCGAAGGGCGCTGTACGGTGCAAAAAGCGCTTGTCAAAGATAAGCGGTTCGATAACCATTTGTATTTGCTGCCGGCGGCGCAAACGAGCGATAAATCGGCGGTCAATCCGGAGCAGATGAAAGAGCTGGTTGAGCAGCTGAAGCAAGAATACGATTATGTGCTCATCGACTGCCCGGCCGGCATTGAGCAAGGATACCGCAACGCCGTCGCCGGCGCGGACGAGGCGATCGTCGTCACGACGCCGGAAGTGTCAGCGGTTCGCGATGCGGACCGCATCATCGGCCTGCTTGAAGCGGAAGAGCACGTCAAGCCACCGCGCCTCATCATCAACCGCATCCGCAGCCATATGGTGAAAAACGGCGATATGCTCGATGTCGATGAAATCGTTATGCATTTATCGATCGAACTGCTCGGCATTATCGCCGATGATGAAAACGTGATCAAAGCGTCCAATCGCGGCGAGCCGATCGTCCTTGACCCGAACAGCAAAGCGTCGATCGCCTACCGCAACATCGCCCGCCGCATCCTCGGCGAGTCGGTGCCGCTGCCGCCGCTTGAGGAAGAAGAGAAAGGATTGTTCTCGAAGATTCGAAAAATATTTAGTTTAAAGTAG